Below is a genomic region from Streptomyces ferrugineus.
CGTTCGACCGCACTCCGCTCGCCGATACGCCTTTCTGCTCTTCCGTGAGCTGGACGGATGAAAGCCGTCTGCTCCATATGAGGTGCCGCGAGCGGCTGTTGGGCACGGCGGGGACCGGCTCCTCGATCATCTTCGCGTCGGCGCACGGCCGGCATGGAGACGAGGAGTGGCCCGATGTCGGATCGGAAGGTTTCCCGGAGTCGGTCGAACCCGCGGCGCAGCAGGTGGGCGGCGGTCTGTGCGGGCGCGGCCCTGTCACTGACGGCCGGCCTGCCGGGCGACGCGGCCGCCTCCGACACTCCCTCACCCTCGCGACCGCTGGGCCAGGTCCTCGATGTCTCCGCGGCGGTGGCGGGAGGGCTCCGGAACCCGGACGCGCCGCCGGCCGGGGCCAATGACTGGGATTGCCGGCCCACGCGCCGGCATCCGCGCCCGGTCGTGCTGCTGCACGGATCCGCGGGGAACGCCTTCAACAACTGGAGCATGCTGTCCCCGTGGCTGAAGCGGGAGGGCTACTGCGTCTTCGCCCCCAACTACGGTGGCCCGCCCGGCAGTCCGTTCCAGGCCACGGGCCCCATCCCCGAGTCCGCCCGCCAGGTCGCCCGTTACGTCGACCGGGTGCTGAAGGCGACCGGGTCCCGCCAGGTCGATCTCGTCGGGCACTCCCAGGGCGGCGGTCCGACGCCCCGCTGGTATCTGCGGTTCGAGGGCGGCACGGATCCCGCGCATCCGAAGCGGAACAAGGTGCGCAGCCTCATCGCGCTCGCCCCGTCCAACCACGGCGGGAACGT
It encodes:
- a CDS encoding esterase/lipase family protein, translated to MSDRKVSRSRSNPRRSRWAAVCAGAALSLTAGLPGDAAASDTPSPSRPLGQVLDVSAAVAGGLRNPDAPPAGANDWDCRPTRRHPRPVVLLHGSAGNAFNNWSMLSPWLKREGYCVFAPNYGGPPGSPFQATGPIPESARQVARYVDRVLKATGSRQVDLVGHSQGGGPTPRWYLRFEGGTDPAHPKRNKVRSLIALAPSNHGGNVSGVGTLITKLGLNPTVSAVVGQAWSDQMVGSAVNRKLDRGGDTQPGVRYTVIATRYDEFATPYRNNFLTAGPGATVRNILIQRICPQDMSEHLSLAYDTNAAQLVRNALDPAHARPVRCGLSLPVLGG